The proteins below come from a single Rhodococcus sp. WMMA185 genomic window:
- a CDS encoding aminotransferase class V-fold PLP-dependent enzyme, producing MTAASTADLCARPLARVSGSDLQVPLVQGGNRTYVNFDCAASAPALRQVTERIETLLPLYSSVHRGAGYASRVSTDCYEKARTSVAGFVGASEDQVVVFTRNTTDSLNLLAGCVPCSTVILDIEHHANLLPWNNSRVVRAADTLSETIRRLVAELCSKPTALLAVTGASNVTGEVLPIAALAEVAHRCGARILVDAAQLAPHRRINLAASGVDYLAFSGHKLYAPFGAGVLVGRRDWLDAADPYLAGGGAAGNVTVDSVQWAPAPARHEGGTPNVLGAAALAAACDALSELDFGRVAEHEAALTARILEGLGSVDGLQFLRLWPDVPDTVGIVTFTIDGFEPGEVAVYLSAEHGIGVRDGRFCAHPLLERLGRPDGAVRVSLGLGSCSEDVDRLVDAVRTLVNGNRTWIYAKEGAQWNPVPETRFSSDALV from the coding sequence ATGACTGCTGCATCGACCGCCGACCTGTGCGCCCGTCCCCTGGCGCGGGTTTCGGGTTCCGACTTGCAAGTTCCGCTGGTTCAGGGTGGCAATCGCACCTACGTCAACTTCGACTGTGCGGCCAGCGCGCCCGCGTTGCGGCAGGTGACCGAGCGCATCGAGACCTTGCTGCCGCTGTACTCCAGCGTGCACCGGGGCGCGGGCTACGCATCGAGGGTGTCGACCGATTGCTACGAGAAGGCCCGCACGTCGGTTGCCGGGTTCGTCGGAGCAAGTGAAGATCAGGTGGTGGTGTTTACCCGGAACACCACGGACTCGCTCAACCTGCTCGCCGGTTGTGTTCCTTGCAGCACAGTGATCCTCGACATCGAACACCACGCGAATTTGCTGCCTTGGAACAACTCTCGCGTAGTCCGGGCCGCTGACACGCTGTCCGAGACGATACGGCGTCTCGTCGCCGAATTGTGCTCGAAACCAACCGCCCTGCTCGCGGTGACGGGTGCATCAAATGTCACCGGTGAGGTGTTGCCAATCGCCGCACTCGCCGAGGTTGCACACCGTTGTGGCGCAAGGATTCTCGTCGATGCTGCGCAGCTCGCACCCCATCGTCGGATCAACCTCGCGGCGTCTGGTGTCGACTATTTGGCGTTCTCCGGGCACAAACTGTATGCACCGTTCGGTGCCGGTGTGCTGGTGGGTCGCCGAGACTGGCTCGACGCCGCCGATCCCTACCTGGCAGGCGGTGGCGCGGCCGGCAACGTGACTGTTGATTCCGTCCAATGGGCGCCCGCACCCGCACGCCACGAGGGAGGAACACCCAACGTACTCGGCGCCGCGGCACTGGCTGCCGCATGCGATGCGCTGTCCGAATTGGATTTCGGCCGTGTTGCCGAACACGAGGCCGCTCTGACCGCACGGATTCTCGAAGGACTCGGCTCGGTGGACGGCCTGCAGTTCCTCCGGCTGTGGCCAGATGTGCCCGACACTGTCGGAATCGTGACGTTCACGATCGACGGGTTCGAACCGGGGGAGGTCGCCGTCTATCTCTCTGCAGAACATGGAATCGGAGTTCGCGACGGCCGTTTCTGTGCACATCCGTTGCTCGAACGACTCGGCCGACCCGACGGCGCGGTACGCGTGAGCCTGGGACTGGGAAGCTGCTCGGAAGATGTGGATCGACTTGTCGATGCGGTGCGGACTCTCGTGAACGGCAATCGGACCTGGATCTACGCCAAGGAGGGCGCCCAGTGGAATCCGGTGCCGGAGACTCGGTTTTCGTCGGATGCGCTGGTATGA
- a CDS encoding alpha/beta fold hydrolase, whose translation MLDIAWSPTLNTVTRNAWRLSFGGGIAPVERTPSSLIHEAPHQDLYRFDGDKSHTGRPVLLVPPLAGPAQCFDLRPRQSLASHLVGTGKATYLVDYGTMSFEDRDLGFEDWIERIIPASIDRVSRRHHGAPVDLIGWSLGGTMSLLTAAALGDLPIGSVTAIGTPIDYEAVSLFAPLRAVGRFTGDSPLAFATGPMGGLPAPLVQVGYRLTALQRELTKPWFIAKNLHDTETLARMETIDRFMADIAGYPARFFHQVCTQLILENSLVEGSFQTRSGSVSLADLTVPVLSIGGTEDVIAPIQSVRAVTDVLTSAPSVQFETAPGSHLGLLAGVRAKGSTWAHIDRFLEEAVARTA comes from the coding sequence GTGCTCGACATTGCTTGGAGTCCCACACTCAACACAGTGACCCGCAACGCGTGGCGATTATCCTTCGGGGGCGGAATCGCGCCGGTTGAGCGAACCCCGTCGAGTCTCATCCACGAAGCGCCCCACCAAGATCTGTACCGGTTCGACGGCGACAAGTCTCACACCGGTCGACCCGTCCTCCTCGTACCTCCATTGGCGGGGCCCGCCCAGTGTTTCGATCTCCGACCTCGGCAGAGCCTGGCCTCGCATCTTGTCGGCACAGGTAAGGCGACTTACCTCGTCGACTACGGCACGATGAGCTTCGAGGACCGCGATCTCGGATTCGAGGACTGGATCGAGCGCATCATCCCCGCATCCATCGATCGTGTATCCCGGCGCCATCACGGTGCGCCCGTCGACCTCATCGGTTGGAGTCTCGGCGGGACGATGTCGCTCCTGACGGCAGCCGCCCTGGGCGATCTCCCCATCGGTTCGGTGACGGCAATCGGCACGCCGATCGACTACGAGGCTGTGTCGTTGTTCGCACCACTACGAGCCGTCGGTCGTTTCACAGGCGATAGCCCCCTCGCCTTCGCAACTGGGCCGATGGGCGGCCTGCCCGCACCGCTGGTGCAAGTCGGTTACCGCTTGACAGCGCTACAACGCGAACTGACCAAGCCCTGGTTCATCGCCAAGAACCTGCACGACACCGAGACCCTGGCCCGGATGGAAACCATCGACCGGTTCATGGCCGACATTGCGGGATATCCCGCGCGCTTCTTCCATCAGGTCTGCACACAGCTGATCCTCGAAAACTCCCTTGTCGAGGGCAGTTTCCAGACCCGGAGCGGATCTGTCAGCCTGGCCGACCTGACGGTTCCGGTTCTCTCGATCGGCGGGACCGAGGACGTCATTGCGCCGATCCAATCGGTTCGAGCGGTCACCGACGTGCTGACGAGTGCGCCGTCAGTGCAGTTCGAAACCGCGCCGGGCAGTCATCTGGGCCTATTGGCGGGCGTTAGAGCGAAGGGTTCCACCTGGGCACACATCGACCGATTCCTCGAAGAGGCTGTGGCCCGGACTGCGTGA
- a CDS encoding FAD-dependent oxidoreductase, which produces MAHRRPPAVTPGGTAAATSSGTAAVIGAGIGGLLAASALSKMFRNVVVLERDTLPQTATTRRCVPQANHVHALLASGQAAMEDLLPGFVDELLDLGAIAGDALADIRWVVDGQRLARGASGIPGILASRSLIEWQMRQRIERLPNVRILDRSDVIGLRGDRKAVSGVNMQRQPIGSTELVPADFVVDSTGRSSRSVTWLGRLGFRPPPESQLAVDVSYATRHFLLDASALGGDSGIGMAPGPSNPRSGFMGRQEDGTWIVTLAGYGNDVPPLDADGFLEFTKSFPTPDMHDALAAAQALDEGVRYRIPTTIRRHYSADDLPPNYVPFADGICSFNPIYGQGMSVAAVEATILRDCLQSSTADLTRQFVRKANRCIDAAWNLTVDNDLRIPSVPGQRSLRVRLAGAYASRLDRAAAVDPAVGSAFLRVTHLLDRPRKLFRPTTVLRVLLADLTRTR; this is translated from the coding sequence ATGGCACATCGGAGACCCCCGGCCGTGACCCCGGGCGGCACCGCCGCCGCAACTTCGAGCGGCACCGCCGCCGTTATCGGCGCAGGCATCGGAGGGCTTCTGGCCGCCTCCGCTCTCAGCAAGATGTTCCGGAATGTTGTCGTCCTCGAGCGCGACACTCTGCCCCAGACCGCCACCACCCGCAGGTGCGTGCCGCAGGCCAACCACGTGCACGCGCTGCTTGCGAGTGGGCAAGCAGCCATGGAAGATCTTCTCCCCGGCTTCGTCGACGAACTGCTCGATCTGGGCGCCATCGCAGGCGATGCGCTCGCTGATATTCGGTGGGTGGTCGACGGGCAGCGGTTGGCCCGCGGCGCCAGCGGAATACCCGGCATCCTCGCGAGCCGATCCCTCATCGAATGGCAAATGCGGCAACGTATTGAGAGACTGCCGAATGTTCGAATACTCGACCGCAGTGACGTCATCGGACTCAGAGGCGACCGCAAGGCGGTGAGCGGCGTGAATATGCAACGCCAACCCATCGGGTCGACCGAGCTCGTGCCCGCAGATTTCGTCGTGGATTCAACGGGTCGCAGTTCACGGAGCGTCACCTGGCTGGGCCGGCTCGGGTTCAGGCCTCCGCCCGAATCGCAGCTGGCAGTCGACGTCTCGTATGCGACAAGGCACTTCCTCCTCGACGCATCTGCACTGGGCGGCGACTCGGGAATCGGGATGGCACCGGGGCCGTCGAACCCCCGAAGCGGATTCATGGGCAGACAGGAGGACGGCACCTGGATCGTCACTCTCGCCGGATACGGAAACGACGTACCACCCCTCGATGCAGACGGGTTCCTCGAATTCACGAAGTCGTTTCCCACCCCGGACATGCACGATGCGCTGGCTGCAGCGCAGGCCTTGGACGAAGGGGTTCGCTACCGGATTCCGACTACCATTCGCCGTCACTATTCGGCGGACGACCTGCCACCGAACTACGTGCCGTTCGCAGACGGCATCTGCTCCTTCAATCCCATCTACGGCCAGGGAATGAGCGTCGCAGCGGTGGAGGCGACGATTCTTCGCGACTGCCTGCAATCGTCAACAGCGGACCTCACCCGACAGTTCGTGCGCAAGGCCAATCGGTGCATCGACGCCGCCTGGAACCTCACCGTCGACAACGACCTCCGAATTCCATCAGTCCCGGGCCAACGTTCTCTGCGGGTCCGGCTCGCGGGCGCATACGCGTCTCGGCTGGACCGAGCCGCTGCCGTCGACCCGGCCGTCGGCTCGGCTTTCCTGCGGGTGACGCATCTCCTCGACCGTCCGAGGAAGTTGTTCCGGCCGACAACGGTGCTGCGGGTATTGCTCGCGGATCTGACCCGCACCCGCTGA
- the acsA gene encoding acetate--CoA ligase, whose amino-acid sequence MIHKSARDLHVEPNLADYDAVRASFSWQEMAQRLDGLPGGGRNIAYEALDRHAEGADRNRVALRFLSADATRDVTFADLYRSACRFTNVLRSLGIGKGDRLFVLAGRIPELYVAMLGALRNGTVVTPMFSAFGPEPVAARMRLGGARVLVTTDRLYQRKVAPIREQIPTLEYVLAVPTGTVDGPLPDTIDFDAVMRSVDDQADIEPTGPEDPALLHFTSGTTGRPKGAVHVHDAVVTHYATGLYALDLHADDIFWCTADPGWVTGTSYGVIAPLVHGVTSIVDDEDFDAERWYRNLEKFRVSVWYTAPTAIRMLMKSGNQAVRGHDFPALRFVSSVGEPLGPDAVVWGDEVLGRPVHDNWWQTETGGIMIANTAAQDIKPGSMGRPLPGVDAAVVQRCPGGRVEEVTTADTDGELALKAGWPSMFRGYLDDEERYRKCFADGWYLTGDLVRRDTDGYFWFVGRSDDVIKSAGHLIGPFEVENVLTEHSAVIEAAVIGKPDPLVGEVVKAFVMLTPGNTKPSDVIRRELIAHARIRLGASIAPKEIEFVEELPHTRSGKTMRRLLKARELGLPEGDISTLETPAGAQQGST is encoded by the coding sequence ATGATCCACAAGAGTGCTCGCGATCTCCATGTCGAGCCCAACCTGGCCGACTACGACGCCGTCCGCGCGTCGTTCTCGTGGCAGGAGATGGCGCAGCGCCTGGACGGTCTGCCCGGTGGTGGAAGGAACATTGCGTACGAGGCGCTGGACCGTCATGCGGAGGGTGCCGACCGAAACCGGGTCGCGTTGCGATTTCTCTCCGCAGACGCCACGAGGGACGTCACCTTCGCGGACTTGTACCGGAGCGCATGTCGATTCACCAATGTGCTGAGAAGCCTCGGCATCGGCAAGGGTGACCGACTGTTCGTGCTCGCCGGCCGTATCCCCGAACTGTACGTCGCAATGCTCGGGGCCCTCCGCAACGGAACGGTGGTCACGCCGATGTTCTCCGCGTTCGGCCCGGAGCCGGTCGCTGCGAGGATGCGCCTGGGGGGCGCACGGGTGCTAGTGACGACCGACCGGCTGTACCAGCGCAAGGTAGCTCCGATTCGCGAGCAGATTCCGACACTCGAGTACGTTCTTGCAGTCCCAACCGGGACCGTGGATGGACCACTTCCAGACACAATCGACTTCGATGCCGTGATGCGTTCGGTCGACGATCAGGCGGATATAGAACCTACAGGACCGGAGGATCCGGCACTGCTCCACTTCACGAGCGGGACGACCGGAAGGCCGAAGGGCGCCGTCCACGTCCACGATGCGGTTGTCACCCACTACGCGACCGGGCTGTACGCACTGGATCTACATGCGGACGACATCTTCTGGTGCACCGCCGATCCCGGATGGGTCACCGGTACTTCGTATGGTGTCATCGCCCCGCTCGTCCACGGGGTCACGTCGATTGTCGACGACGAGGACTTCGACGCAGAGCGGTGGTATCGCAACCTCGAGAAGTTTCGGGTGAGTGTCTGGTATACGGCACCCACGGCGATCCGCATGCTGATGAAGTCCGGAAACCAGGCCGTGCGCGGGCACGATTTCCCGGCGCTGCGCTTCGTTTCCAGCGTGGGTGAACCCTTGGGGCCCGACGCGGTGGTATGGGGCGACGAGGTGCTCGGGCGCCCGGTGCACGACAACTGGTGGCAGACCGAGACCGGCGGCATCATGATTGCCAACACCGCGGCCCAGGACATCAAACCGGGGTCGATGGGGCGACCGCTGCCGGGGGTGGATGCGGCCGTCGTGCAGCGTTGCCCCGGAGGCCGTGTGGAGGAGGTGACGACCGCGGACACCGACGGCGAGCTAGCGCTGAAGGCAGGGTGGCCCTCCATGTTCCGCGGCTACCTCGATGACGAGGAACGGTATAGGAAGTGCTTCGCGGATGGCTGGTATCTCACCGGGGACCTCGTCCGACGCGACACCGACGGCTACTTCTGGTTCGTCGGCCGCTCAGATGACGTCATCAAGTCGGCAGGCCATCTGATCGGACCGTTCGAGGTGGAGAACGTGCTGACCGAGCATTCCGCGGTGATCGAGGCCGCGGTGATCGGCAAGCCGGACCCTCTGGTCGGCGAGGTGGTGAAGGCGTTCGTGATGCTCACCCCCGGCAACACCAAGCCGTCCGACGTGATCCGGCGGGAGTTGATTGCGCACGCCCGGATCCGGCTCGGTGCCTCGATCGCGCCCAAGGAGATCGAGTTCGTCGAGGAACTCCCGCACACGCGAAGCGGGAAGACCATGCGGAGGCTGTTGAAAGCCCGTGAACTGGGGCTGCCGGAAGGTGACATCTCCACCCTCGAGACCCCGGCCGGCGCCCAGCAGGGGAGCACGTGA
- a CDS encoding crotonase/enoyl-CoA hydratase family protein → MTEQKTWNAFTVEYKDHVAQVTLVGPGKGNAMGPDFWGELPEIFGQLDADPEVRAVVLAGEGKHFSIGLDLAAMSGDLGPVLAGNALAGPRTKFHGTIKRMQAAITAVADCRKPVIAAVQGWCIGGGVDLIAAADVRYASADAKFSIREVKVAIVADVGSFARLPAIIGDGHLRELALTGKDVDAARAEKIGLVNEVFDDADTALAAAHATAADIAANPPLVVHGIKDVLDHSRSAAVDDSLRYVAAWNAAFLPSQDLTEAITAVFEKRAPEFKGE, encoded by the coding sequence ATGACAGAACAGAAGACTTGGAATGCGTTCACTGTCGAGTACAAGGATCACGTTGCGCAGGTGACGCTCGTCGGGCCTGGCAAGGGCAATGCGATGGGTCCTGACTTCTGGGGTGAGCTCCCGGAGATCTTCGGCCAACTCGACGCCGACCCCGAGGTGCGAGCAGTCGTGCTCGCAGGGGAGGGCAAGCACTTCTCGATCGGGCTGGACCTGGCCGCCATGAGCGGTGACCTCGGCCCCGTCCTGGCCGGCAACGCGCTCGCCGGACCCCGCACAAAGTTCCACGGCACCATCAAGCGGATGCAAGCCGCGATCACGGCGGTCGCCGATTGCCGCAAGCCCGTTATCGCGGCCGTGCAGGGTTGGTGCATCGGCGGTGGCGTCGACCTGATCGCTGCTGCCGACGTCCGGTACGCCAGTGCCGACGCGAAGTTCAGCATTCGGGAGGTCAAGGTCGCGATTGTCGCGGACGTGGGCAGTTTCGCGCGCCTGCCCGCAATCATCGGTGACGGACACCTGCGGGAACTCGCCCTCACGGGTAAGGACGTCGACGCCGCTCGTGCCGAGAAGATCGGACTCGTCAACGAGGTCTTCGACGATGCGGACACCGCACTCGCCGCAGCACACGCCACCGCCGCCGACATTGCCGCGAACCCACCCCTGGTGGTGCACGGGATCAAGGACGTCCTCGACCACTCACGCTCGGCGGCCGTCGACGACAGTCTGCGCTACGTCGCAGCATGGAACGCGGCATTCCTGCCTTCGCAGGACCTGACCGAGGCGATCACCGCCGTCTTCGAGAAACGTGCACCTGAATTCAAGGGCGAGTAA
- a CDS encoding MDR family MFS transporter has product MSFTHRQVLVILSGLMLGMFLAALDQTIVATAIRTIADDLNGYSLQAWATTAYLITATLATPLYGKLSDLYGRKPFFMFAISVFVIGSALCTFSTSMYMLAAFRALQGLGAGGLFSLALTIIGDIVSPRERARYQGYFLAVFGTSSVIGPVLGGVLAGQDTILGIAGWRWVFLVNVPIGLIALTVVFKVLNLPKRRVDDQRIDWWGATALAIGVVPLLIVAEQGREWGWGSAGSLVCYAIGVIGVVAFVLVEVAMKDAALIPMRFFRNGTFTLGVIISFVVGAAMFGGLTLLPQYLQVVKGSSPTIAGFQILPMVVALMLGSVISGQIISRTGHYRYFPIAGTALIVVSSLLLHTVAADTPMPTLMAFMSIVGLGLGFLMQPLTLAIQNALPSRDMGVSTGAATFFRQIGGTAGVAIFLSVLFSRLTPDIADRVTAAADSPEFQQAVVAATQSNDPAVAGLAQGIVSPDHSAMGGVLSDSSVIGRLSDALALPFKQGFADAIGFVFLVVSILAVVAFLLTLVWKEQPLRTESGIESSSREQSEREQSEREQPEEDRGELHTSHKAASSPRHATSSARHRA; this is encoded by the coding sequence GTGTCTTTCACCCACCGGCAAGTTCTCGTCATTCTCAGCGGTCTGATGCTCGGTATGTTCCTCGCCGCGCTGGACCAGACCATCGTGGCGACGGCGATCCGCACCATCGCCGACGATCTCAACGGCTATTCGCTGCAAGCGTGGGCCACCACGGCCTACCTCATCACTGCGACGCTGGCGACGCCGCTGTACGGCAAATTGTCCGACCTCTATGGGCGCAAGCCTTTCTTCATGTTCGCGATCTCGGTGTTCGTGATCGGCTCGGCCCTGTGCACGTTCTCGACGTCGATGTACATGCTCGCGGCCTTCCGGGCGCTGCAGGGACTCGGTGCGGGCGGCTTGTTCTCGTTGGCCCTGACCATCATCGGAGACATCGTTTCCCCTCGTGAACGCGCAAGGTATCAGGGATACTTCCTGGCGGTGTTCGGAACTTCGAGTGTCATCGGACCCGTTCTCGGCGGTGTGCTCGCCGGGCAGGACACGATCCTCGGAATCGCCGGTTGGCGCTGGGTGTTCCTGGTGAACGTACCGATCGGGCTCATCGCGCTGACGGTGGTCTTCAAAGTTCTGAACCTCCCGAAACGTCGAGTGGACGACCAACGGATCGACTGGTGGGGCGCAACGGCCCTCGCGATCGGTGTGGTGCCATTGCTCATCGTCGCCGAGCAGGGACGCGAGTGGGGATGGGGTAGTGCGGGGTCATTGGTGTGCTACGCCATCGGCGTGATCGGAGTAGTGGCATTCGTTTTGGTGGAGGTGGCGATGAAGGACGCCGCTCTCATTCCGATGCGCTTCTTCCGCAACGGAACCTTCACGCTCGGCGTCATCATCAGCTTCGTGGTCGGTGCGGCCATGTTCGGCGGGCTGACCCTGCTTCCGCAGTATCTGCAGGTGGTGAAGGGCTCGAGCCCCACTATTGCCGGATTCCAGATCCTGCCGATGGTTGTCGCTCTCATGTTGGGATCGGTGATCAGTGGTCAGATAATTTCGCGGACGGGCCACTACAGGTACTTCCCCATTGCGGGAACGGCTCTGATCGTGGTCAGCAGTCTCCTGTTGCACACGGTGGCCGCCGATACACCGATGCCGACCCTCATGGCGTTCATGTCGATCGTCGGGCTCGGGCTCGGGTTCTTGATGCAGCCGTTGACCCTCGCCATTCAGAACGCGTTGCCGTCGCGGGATATGGGGGTGTCCACTGGTGCGGCGACATTCTTCCGGCAGATCGGTGGAACCGCGGGTGTTGCGATCTTCCTGTCCGTCCTCTTCTCGAGACTGACCCCGGATATCGCCGACCGCGTGACTGCCGCGGCAGATTCTCCCGAATTTCAGCAAGCGGTGGTGGCGGCCACGCAGAGCAACGACCCGGCCGTGGCGGGTCTTGCCCAGGGCATTGTCAGCCCGGACCACTCCGCTATGGGCGGCGTACTTTCCGACAGTTCGGTGATCGGTCGGCTGAGCGACGCCTTGGCGTTGCCGTTCAAGCAGGGGTTCGCCGACGCCATCGGATTTGTCTTCCTGGTCGTGTCGATTCTCGCGGTTGTCGCCTTCCTTCTGACCCTGGTGTGGAAGGAACAGCCACTGAGGACCGAGTCCGGTATCGAGTCCTCATCCCGCGAGCAGTCGGAAAGGGAGCAGTCGGAAAGGGAGCAGCCGGAAGAAGATCGGGGGGAACTGCATACTTCCCACAAAGCTGCCTCATCGCCCCGACATGCCACTTCGTCAGCCCGGCACAGAGCCTAG
- a CDS encoding YbaK/EbsC family protein produces MPMSLHPNAARVAETLIARGHHGVIVTQREPTHSAAEAAKSLKVHIGAITKSLVFMLDDDPILLLVSGAHSVDLVATGKRLQGELTRAPADMVQLATGQPIGGIAPLGHPTNLPTYVDNALAEYPELWAAAGQPNTVFRTSFSELVRITAGSAIDVA; encoded by the coding sequence ATGCCGATGTCCCTGCATCCCAACGCCGCGCGCGTCGCCGAGACCCTGATCGCGAGAGGACATCACGGGGTGATCGTGACCCAGCGCGAGCCCACTCACTCCGCTGCCGAGGCCGCGAAGTCTCTGAAGGTACATATCGGGGCGATCACCAAGTCTCTCGTGTTCATGCTGGACGACGATCCGATCCTGCTCCTTGTGTCGGGAGCCCACTCTGTGGATCTGGTTGCCACGGGCAAGCGGCTACAGGGAGAACTGACTCGAGCACCCGCAGACATGGTGCAACTCGCGACTGGTCAGCCGATCGGAGGCATCGCTCCGCTCGGACATCCGACGAATCTGCCGACCTACGTCGACAACGCCTTGGCCGAGTACCCCGAACTATGGGCGGCGGCCGGACAACCGAACACCGTCTTCCGCACATCGTTCTCGGAGTTGGTGCGTATCACCGCGGGCTCTGCCATCGACGTGGCCTGA
- the dszD gene encoding NADH:FMN oxidoreductase DszD: MSDSVENADTAHRSGHRSGVTRDPELSSGISAVDYRAALRRHPAGVTIVTLYSKSGPVGFTATSFASLSLDPPLVSFNIAHTSSSIKALHSADSLVIHLLGEHQQHLAQRFARSADQRFADKSLWARLDTGEPVLHGTPSWLRVTVDQLIPVGDHTLVIGLVTRVHAEADDETASSPLLYHQGRYFRPTPL, translated from the coding sequence TTGTCCGACTCAGTCGAGAATGCCGATACAGCCCACCGTTCGGGCCATCGTTCGGGCGTGACCCGCGATCCCGAACTCTCGTCCGGCATCAGTGCGGTCGACTATCGGGCTGCCCTGCGCCGTCACCCCGCAGGAGTCACGATCGTGACTCTCTATTCGAAGTCTGGCCCGGTCGGCTTCACGGCCACCTCTTTCGCCTCGCTTTCGCTGGACCCACCGTTGGTGTCGTTCAATATCGCGCACACCTCCTCCAGCATCAAGGCCCTACATTCCGCGGATTCGCTGGTGATACATCTGCTCGGCGAACACCAGCAGCACCTGGCTCAGCGGTTCGCACGCAGCGCCGACCAACGGTTCGCGGACAAGTCGCTCTGGGCCAGGCTCGACACCGGAGAACCAGTGCTTCATGGAACCCCCAGTTGGCTCCGGGTCACCGTGGACCAGTTGATTCCCGTCGGGGATCACACACTCGTGATCGGCCTGGTGACCCGGGTGCACGCGGAGGCCGACGACGAGACCGCTTCGTCTCCATTGCTCTACCATCAGGGTCGCTATTTCCGGCCCACCCCCCTATGA
- the pdhA gene encoding pyruvate dehydrogenase (acetyl-transferring) E1 component subunit alpha, which translates to MTTPLPEDPEFVRRLLFDMVRIRRMEEKAAELYGTTKIRGFLHLYVGEEAVAVGALHALRPQDNVVATYREHGHALVRGVSMNAIMAEMFGKSEGCSRGRGGSMHLFDADTRFFGGNAIVAGGLPIAVGLALADKMQDRQNVTVCFFGDGAVAEGAFHESMNLAALWHLPVLFCCENNLYAMGTAIDRAQSQTDLCAKAASFKVPTLKVDGMDVFASHAATATAAGHVREGSGPFFVEYLTYRFRAHSMFDPELYRDKAEVEEWKKRDPIDTCRTRLEQADIVSARGFAEMQRQADDEVDAAVGFAEAGTWEDVGTLERDVMTSTAESTVGYGDEDHLP; encoded by the coding sequence ATGACCACTCCATTGCCAGAGGACCCGGAGTTCGTCCGCAGGTTGCTCTTCGACATGGTGCGAATCAGGCGCATGGAGGAGAAGGCCGCGGAACTATACGGCACGACGAAGATTCGCGGCTTCTTGCACCTGTACGTCGGGGAGGAGGCGGTGGCGGTCGGCGCACTGCATGCTCTGCGGCCCCAGGACAACGTCGTCGCCACGTACCGCGAGCACGGTCACGCTCTCGTGCGTGGGGTTTCGATGAACGCGATCATGGCCGAGATGTTCGGCAAGAGCGAGGGATGTTCACGTGGCCGCGGTGGATCCATGCACCTCTTCGACGCCGACACGCGCTTCTTCGGTGGCAATGCGATCGTGGCTGGTGGCCTCCCCATCGCGGTGGGGCTCGCACTTGCAGACAAAATGCAGGATCGCCAGAACGTCACAGTGTGCTTCTTCGGTGACGGCGCAGTTGCCGAGGGAGCTTTCCATGAATCCATGAACCTGGCGGCCCTGTGGCATCTCCCAGTGCTGTTCTGCTGCGAGAACAACCTCTATGCGATGGGGACAGCCATCGACCGAGCACAGTCGCAGACGGACCTCTGCGCCAAGGCCGCATCCTTCAAGGTTCCGACACTCAAGGTAGACGGGATGGACGTCTTCGCCAGTCACGCGGCCACGGCCACCGCGGCAGGGCATGTGCGTGAGGGCAGCGGTCCGTTCTTCGTCGAGTACTTGACCTATCGATTCCGTGCGCACTCGATGTTCGACCCCGAGTTGTACCGGGACAAGGCGGAAGTCGAGGAATGGAAGAAGCGGGATCCGATCGATACATGCCGTACCCGGCTCGAGCAGGCCGATATCGTATCGGCGCGCGGGTTCGCGGAGATGCAACGTCAAGCCGACGACGAGGTCGATGCTGCAGTCGGGTTCGCCGAGGCAGGAACATGGGAGGATGTCGGGACACTCGAGCGCGACGTCATGACATCAACCGCCGAGTCGACAGTGGGGTATGGGGATGAAGACCACCTACCGTGA